From a region of the Burkholderia lata genome:
- a CDS encoding OpgC domain-containing protein: MSLSPPPSATFPPSRSGRLIEVDFFRGIVLLMIVVDHIGASVLSRVTLHAFALCDAAEVFVFLGGFATASAYGAIAERHGARAAQKRFVRRAMQIYRAFLATSTLMLVVSAVLDHYGIDAPNLALDDVSVMLASPLTGAAELLTFQRQPYLASVLPMYVLFALASPVLVPFARRHPWLLVALGVASWIAAGWLGPELLDTDGFRWSFNPFAWQLMFVAGVLARCQPFYRRIALGRWGAAATGLACAVVLGCASYKLFSGLPLPEGVFKRDLALPRVVSFAAIAWLMADCVRFGWIARIAQGVRPVVAVGQRGLICFVAGAAISLVIDSLLHPVVRSADLRHVGVGLVADACALGLMMAVAGSGTWIARWRSAAA, translated from the coding sequence ATGTCGTTGAGCCCGCCGCCTTCCGCCACCTTTCCACCGTCGCGCAGCGGCCGCCTGATCGAAGTCGATTTCTTCCGCGGCATCGTGCTGTTGATGATCGTCGTCGATCACATCGGCGCGAGCGTGCTGTCACGCGTCACGCTGCATGCGTTCGCGCTGTGCGATGCGGCCGAGGTCTTCGTCTTTCTCGGCGGCTTCGCGACCGCGAGCGCCTATGGCGCGATCGCCGAGCGACACGGCGCGCGCGCCGCGCAAAAGCGCTTCGTGCGCCGCGCGATGCAGATCTACCGCGCGTTTCTCGCGACCTCGACGCTGATGCTCGTCGTGTCGGCCGTGCTCGACCACTACGGGATCGATGCACCGAACCTCGCACTCGACGACGTCAGCGTGATGCTTGCCTCGCCGCTCACGGGCGCCGCCGAGTTGCTGACGTTCCAGCGCCAGCCCTATCTCGCGTCGGTGCTGCCCATGTACGTGCTGTTCGCGCTCGCGTCGCCGGTGCTCGTGCCGTTCGCGCGCCGGCATCCGTGGCTGCTCGTCGCGCTCGGCGTCGCGTCCTGGATCGCGGCGGGCTGGCTCGGCCCCGAGCTGCTGGATACCGATGGATTCCGCTGGAGTTTCAATCCGTTCGCGTGGCAACTGATGTTCGTCGCCGGCGTGCTCGCGCGCTGCCAGCCGTTCTACCGGCGCATCGCGCTCGGGCGCTGGGGGGCCGCCGCGACCGGGCTCGCGTGCGCGGTCGTGCTCGGCTGCGCGAGCTACAAGCTGTTCTCGGGGCTGCCGCTGCCGGAAGGCGTGTTCAAGCGCGATCTCGCGCTGCCGCGCGTCGTGAGCTTCGCGGCCATCGCGTGGCTGATGGCCGACTGCGTGCGCTTCGGCTGGATCGCGCGGATCGCGCAGGGCGTGCGGCCCGTCGTGGCCGTGGGCCAGCGTGGGCTGATCTGTTTCGTCGCAGGCGCGGCGATCTCGCTCGTCATCGATTCGCTCTTGCATCCGGTCGTGCGGAGCGCCGATCTGCGGCATGTCGGCGTGGGCCTCGTGGCTGACGCGTGCGCGCTCGGGCTGATGATGGCCGTGGCCGGTTCGGGAACGTGGATCGCGCGGTGGCGCAGCGCGGCTGCTTGA
- the ispH gene encoding 4-hydroxy-3-methylbut-2-enyl diphosphate reductase — translation MRVILAQPRGFCAGVVRAIEIVDRALQQHGAPVYVRHEIVHNRHVVENLRNKGARFVEELDEVPHGAVAIFSAHGVAQTVERDAETRGLDVLDATCPLVTKVHVQGRQYVAAGRRLILIGHAGHPEVEGTIGQIPAEVILVQSEAEVDTLTVPVDTPVAYITQTTLSVDDTRGIIEALQRRFTDLVGPDTRDICYATQNRQAAVRELSEQVDVLLVVGATNSSNSNRLREIGTESGVPSYLVADGSEVKAEWFANAKTVGLTAGASAPEEMVEDVIGALRALGPVDVTTMAGREEKVEFKLPAKLTQAVAREV, via the coding sequence ATGCGAGTCATCCTTGCCCAGCCCCGCGGCTTTTGTGCGGGGGTTGTCCGTGCGATCGAGATCGTCGATCGCGCGCTGCAACAGCACGGTGCGCCGGTCTATGTGCGTCATGAGATCGTGCATAACCGGCATGTCGTCGAAAATCTGCGTAATAAAGGGGCGCGATTCGTTGAGGAACTCGACGAGGTGCCCCACGGCGCTGTCGCGATCTTCAGCGCGCACGGTGTCGCCCAAACGGTCGAGCGCGACGCGGAAACGCGCGGGCTCGACGTGCTCGACGCCACCTGCCCGCTTGTCACGAAAGTGCACGTGCAGGGCCGCCAGTATGTCGCGGCGGGCCGCCGGCTGATCCTGATCGGCCACGCGGGCCACCCGGAAGTCGAGGGTACGATCGGCCAGATTCCGGCCGAGGTGATCCTCGTGCAGAGCGAAGCAGAAGTCGATACGCTGACGGTGCCTGTCGATACGCCGGTCGCGTACATTACGCAGACCACGCTGTCGGTCGACGATACGCGCGGCATCATCGAAGCGTTGCAGCGCCGGTTCACCGACCTCGTCGGCCCGGACACGCGCGACATCTGCTACGCGACGCAAAATCGCCAGGCCGCCGTGCGCGAGCTGAGCGAACAGGTTGACGTGCTGCTCGTCGTCGGTGCGACGAACAGCTCGAACTCGAACCGCCTGCGCGAGATCGGCACCGAAAGTGGTGTGCCGAGCTACCTCGTCGCCGACGGTTCAGAAGTAAAGGCCGAATGGTTCGCGAATGCGAAGACCGTGGGCCTGACCGCCGGGGCGTCCGCGCCCGAGGAAATGGTCGAAGATGTAATCGGCGCGTTGCGCGCACTGGGTCCCGTCGACGTCACGACGATGGCGGGCCGTGAGGAAAAAGTCGAATTCAAGCTGCCGGCGAAGCTCACGCAAGCTGTCGCCCGCGAAGTTTAA
- the rarD gene encoding EamA family transporter RarD produces MTGYPEAGRGLMLSVTASMLFALMSAYAKLLAPLTGLDIFAWRVLWTAPGALALIALRGRLPALVDLLRRSVRDWRLLIALPVSAALLGVQLWLFLWAPLHGRMLEVSLGYFLLPLTMVLVGRFYYHERLDPLQWAAVACAALGVAHEVWATRAFAWPTLVVALGYPPYFVLRRRINADSLAAFAVEIALLCPIAFAMVATSTTHVADHPLLWAVLLPGLGVLSTLALASYLKASRMLPMALFGILGYVEPVLLVAVSLLLLGETLSVAKLATYGPIWVAVALTAWHSAMLMRRLPARG; encoded by the coding sequence ATGACGGGGTATCCGGAGGCCGGGCGCGGCCTCATGTTGTCGGTGACGGCGTCGATGCTGTTCGCGCTGATGTCCGCCTACGCGAAACTGCTCGCGCCGCTCACGGGGCTCGACATCTTCGCGTGGCGCGTGTTGTGGACCGCACCGGGCGCGCTCGCGCTGATCGCGCTGCGCGGCCGCTTGCCCGCGCTCGTCGACCTCCTTCGGCGCAGCGTGCGCGACTGGCGTCTGCTGATTGCGCTGCCGGTGAGCGCGGCGCTGCTCGGCGTGCAGTTGTGGCTGTTTCTTTGGGCGCCGTTGCACGGCCGCATGCTCGAAGTGTCGCTCGGCTATTTCCTGCTGCCGCTGACGATGGTGCTCGTCGGCCGCTTCTACTATCACGAACGGCTCGATCCGCTGCAATGGGCGGCGGTCGCGTGCGCCGCGCTCGGCGTTGCGCACGAAGTGTGGGCGACGCGCGCGTTCGCGTGGCCGACGCTCGTCGTCGCGCTCGGCTATCCGCCGTATTTCGTGCTGCGCCGGCGGATCAACGCCGATTCGCTCGCCGCGTTTGCGGTCGAGATCGCGCTGCTGTGCCCGATCGCGTTCGCGATGGTCGCGACGAGCACGACGCACGTCGCCGATCATCCGCTGCTGTGGGCCGTGCTGCTGCCGGGCCTCGGCGTGCTCAGCACGCTCGCGCTCGCGAGCTACCTGAAGGCGAGCCGGATGCTGCCGATGGCGCTGTTCGGGATTCTCGGCTACGTCGAACCGGTGCTGCTCGTCGCGGTGTCGCTGCTGCTGCTCGGCGAGACGCTGAGCGTCGCGAAGCTCGCGACGTACGGGCCGATCTGGGTTGCCGTCGCGCTGACCGCATGGCACAGCGCGATGCTGATGCGGCGCCTGCCCGCGCGCGGATAA
- a CDS encoding glycosyltransferase → MMLVLAFLVSGLSLMIWIVLLVARGGFWRAVPARPLPPEARGAAAEAGWPAVVAVVPARNEADVIARAATSLLEQDYPGDFHLIIVDDHSDDGTADAARAAALAINRADRLTVLAAKPLPAGWSGKVWAQSQGIAAVQTLGLPADYLLLTDADIGHPPDAVAQLVTRAQAENRDLVSLMVRLRCDSFWEKALIPAFVFFFAKLYPFSWINNPRNRTAGAAGGCMLVKRTALEEAGGIESIRGALIDDCSLAAQIKHRGEGRHPIRLDLADRSVSLRPYDSWRDIWNMIARTAFTQLHYSPLLLAGTLLGMTIIYLVPPAAALAYGARAWPAWLAWASMCAAYAPMLRYYRRSPLWAPALPLVALFYVGATFASAWRYWRGKGGQWKARVQAPVDR, encoded by the coding sequence ATGATGCTGGTTCTCGCTTTCCTGGTGTCCGGCCTGTCGCTGATGATCTGGATCGTGCTGCTCGTCGCGCGTGGCGGCTTCTGGCGCGCGGTGCCCGCGCGGCCGCTGCCGCCCGAGGCGCGCGGCGCCGCGGCCGAGGCCGGCTGGCCGGCCGTCGTCGCGGTCGTGCCGGCGCGCAACGAGGCCGACGTGATCGCCCGGGCGGCGACTTCGCTGCTCGAGCAGGATTACCCGGGCGATTTTCATCTGATCATTGTCGATGACCACAGCGACGACGGCACCGCCGACGCGGCCCGCGCGGCCGCGCTCGCGATCAACCGCGCCGACCGGCTGACGGTGCTGGCCGCGAAGCCGCTGCCGGCCGGCTGGTCGGGCAAGGTGTGGGCGCAGTCGCAGGGGATCGCCGCGGTGCAGACGCTCGGCCTGCCGGCCGACTACCTGCTGCTGACGGATGCCGACATCGGCCATCCGCCCGACGCCGTCGCGCAGCTCGTCACGCGCGCCCAGGCCGAAAACCGCGATCTCGTGTCGCTGATGGTGCGGCTGCGCTGCGATTCGTTCTGGGAAAAGGCGCTGATCCCCGCGTTCGTGTTCTTCTTCGCGAAGCTCTATCCGTTCTCGTGGATCAACAACCCGCGCAACCGGACGGCCGGCGCCGCGGGCGGCTGCATGCTCGTCAAGCGCACGGCGCTCGAGGAAGCGGGCGGCATCGAGTCGATCCGCGGCGCGCTGATCGACGACTGCAGCCTCGCCGCGCAGATCAAGCATCGCGGCGAAGGCCGCCATCCGATCCGGCTCGACCTGGCCGACCGCAGCGTGTCGCTGCGCCCGTACGACAGCTGGCGCGACATCTGGAACATGATCGCGCGCACCGCGTTCACGCAGCTGCACTATTCGCCGCTGCTGCTGGCCGGCACGCTGCTCGGGATGACGATCATCTATCTCGTGCCGCCCGCCGCGGCGCTCGCGTACGGCGCGCGCGCCTGGCCGGCGTGGCTCGCGTGGGCGTCGATGTGCGCCGCGTATGCGCCGATGCTGCGCTACTACCGGCGCTCGCCGCTGTGGGCGCCGGCGCTGCCGCTCGTCGCGCTGTTCTATGTGGGGGCGACGTTCGCGTCTGCATGGCGCTACTGGCGCGGCAAGGGCGGCCAGTGGAAGGCGCGCGTGCAGGCGCCGGTGGATCGCTGA
- the hpnA gene encoding hopanoid-associated sugar epimerase yields the protein MTDTSRDLVLVTGASGFVGSAVARIAQQKGYAVRVLVRPTSPRTNVADLDAEIVTGDMRDEASMRAALRGVRYLLHVAADYRLWAPDPDEIERANLEGAVATMRAARAEGVERIVYTSSVATLKVTSAGDPSDENRPLTAEQAIGVYKRSKVLAERAVERMIADEGLPAVIVNPSTPIGPRDVKPTPTGRIIVEAALGKIPAFVDTGLNLVHVDDVAHGHFLALERGRIGERYILGGENLPLQQMLADIAQMTGRKAPTIALPRWPLYPLAVGAEAVAKFTKKEPFVTVDGLRMSKNKMYFTSAKAERELGYRARPYREGLRDALDWFGSAGYLK from the coding sequence ATGACTGATACCTCCCGCGATCTCGTTCTCGTCACCGGCGCGTCCGGCTTCGTCGGCTCGGCCGTCGCGCGCATTGCGCAGCAGAAAGGCTATGCGGTGCGCGTGCTCGTGCGCCCGACCAGCCCGCGCACGAACGTGGCGGACCTCGACGCCGAGATCGTCACCGGCGACATGCGCGACGAGGCGTCGATGCGCGCCGCGCTGCGCGGCGTGCGCTACCTGCTGCACGTGGCGGCCGACTACCGGCTGTGGGCACCCGATCCCGACGAGATCGAGCGCGCGAACCTCGAGGGCGCGGTCGCGACGATGCGCGCGGCACGCGCGGAAGGCGTCGAGCGGATCGTCTACACGAGCAGCGTCGCGACGCTGAAGGTGACGAGCGCCGGCGATCCGTCCGACGAAAACCGGCCGCTCACGGCCGAGCAGGCGATCGGTGTCTACAAGCGCAGCAAGGTGCTCGCGGAACGCGCGGTCGAGCGGATGATCGCCGACGAAGGGCTGCCGGCCGTGATCGTCAATCCGTCGACGCCGATCGGCCCGCGCGACGTGAAGCCGACGCCCACCGGCCGCATCATCGTCGAAGCCGCGCTCGGCAAGATTCCCGCGTTCGTCGACACGGGGCTGAACCTCGTGCATGTGGACGACGTCGCGCACGGCCACTTCCTCGCGCTCGAGCGCGGCCGGATCGGCGAGCGCTACATCCTCGGCGGCGAGAACCTGCCGCTGCAGCAGATGCTCGCCGACATCGCACAGATGACGGGCCGCAAGGCGCCGACGATCGCGCTGCCGCGCTGGCCGCTCTACCCGCTCGCGGTCGGGGCGGAAGCGGTCGCGAAGTTCACGAAGAAGGAGCCGTTCGTCACCGTGGACGGGCTGCGGATGTCGAAGAACAAGATGTATTTCACGTCCGCGAAGGCCGAGCGCGAGCTCGGCTACCGTGCGCGCCCGTACCGCGAAGGGCTGCGCGATGCGCTCGACTGGTTCGGCTCCGCGGGCTACCTGAAGTAA
- a CDS encoding peptide MFS transporter: MMQPPVSQTRSFTTVFLIEMWERFGYYGMAALLVLFMVDRLGFTDSHANLTWGAFTALVYAAPSIGGWIGDKVLGARRTMIIGASVLCAGYLMLAVPNDHLTYMYTSLGVIVVGNGLFKANAANLVRRIYEGDDARIDSAFTIYYMAVNIGSTVSMLATPWIKDHWGWHTAFAVCCGGMLLAILNFMLMHRTLAHVGSLPDDQPIRWKRLGAVALGGVGLALITLYVLQHKQLAVASVWTAAFAILAIFAYMIAKSERSERAGLIAALVLIGQVILFFIFYVQMSTSLTLFALRNVDPRFMLFDTTLFTWSAAQFQALNPIWIMLLSPVLVWVYNAVAKSGRDLPVAAKYALGFGAVAAGYLVFTISGRYAIDGRVSSWFMVWGYGLYSLGELLVSGLGLAMIARYVPARMSGFMMGAYFVATGVSQYLGSVVANFAQMPSHDLPATESLPLYLSLFEKLGWLAAIGMVLALLLLPLMNRLSRQHQRCAEERREEALQTQGVAAAQ; encoded by the coding sequence ATGATGCAACCACCTGTTTCACAAACCCGATCGTTCACGACGGTCTTCCTCATCGAAATGTGGGAGCGCTTCGGCTACTACGGCATGGCCGCGCTCCTGGTCCTCTTCATGGTCGACCGGCTCGGTTTCACCGACAGCCATGCGAACCTGACCTGGGGTGCGTTCACCGCACTCGTCTATGCCGCGCCGTCGATCGGCGGCTGGATCGGCGACAAGGTGCTCGGCGCCCGCCGCACGATGATCATCGGCGCGTCCGTGCTGTGCGCCGGCTACCTGATGCTCGCGGTACCGAACGATCACCTGACGTACATGTATACGTCGCTCGGCGTGATCGTCGTCGGTAACGGCCTGTTCAAGGCCAACGCGGCGAACCTCGTGCGCCGCATCTATGAAGGCGACGACGCACGCATCGACAGCGCGTTCACGATCTACTACATGGCAGTCAACATCGGCTCGACGGTGTCGATGCTCGCGACGCCGTGGATCAAGGATCACTGGGGCTGGCACACCGCGTTCGCGGTCTGCTGCGGCGGCATGCTGCTCGCGATCCTCAACTTCATGCTGATGCATCGCACGCTCGCGCACGTCGGCTCGCTGCCGGACGACCAGCCGATCCGCTGGAAGCGTCTCGGCGCGGTCGCGCTGGGCGGCGTCGGGCTCGCGCTGATCACGCTGTACGTGCTGCAGCACAAGCAGCTCGCCGTCGCCAGCGTGTGGACGGCAGCGTTCGCGATCCTCGCGATCTTCGCGTACATGATCGCGAAGTCGGAGCGCTCGGAGCGTGCCGGCCTGATCGCGGCGCTCGTGCTGATCGGCCAGGTGATCCTGTTCTTCATCTTCTACGTGCAGATGTCGACGTCGCTGACGCTGTTCGCGCTGCGCAACGTCGATCCGCGCTTCATGCTGTTCGACACGACGCTGTTCACGTGGAGCGCCGCGCAGTTCCAGGCGCTGAACCCGATCTGGATCATGCTGCTGAGCCCGGTGCTCGTGTGGGTCTACAACGCCGTCGCGAAAAGCGGCCGTGACCTGCCGGTCGCCGCGAAATACGCGCTCGGCTTCGGCGCAGTGGCCGCAGGCTACCTGGTGTTCACGATCAGCGGCCGCTACGCGATCGACGGCCGCGTGTCGTCGTGGTTCATGGTATGGGGCTACGGCCTCTACTCGCTCGGCGAACTGCTGGTGAGCGGCCTCGGCCTCGCGATGATCGCCCGCTACGTGCCGGCGCGCATGAGCGGCTTCATGATGGGTGCGTACTTCGTCGCGACGGGCGTGTCGCAGTATCTGGGCAGCGTCGTCGCGAACTTCGCGCAGATGCCGTCGCACGACCTGCCGGCCACCGAATCGCTGCCGCTGTACCTGTCGCTGTTCGAGAAGCTCGGCTGGCTCGCCGCGATCGGCATGGTGCTCGCGCTGCTGCTGCTGCCGCTGATGAATCGCCTGTCGCGTCAGCACCAGCGTTGTGCAGAAGAGCGTCGCGAAGAAGCGCTGCAGACGCAGGGCGTCGCCGCCGCGCAGTAA
- a CDS encoding acylphosphatase: MSRNELDERIETYYVRVRGVVQGVGFRHATVREAHALKLRGWVANLEDGTVEAMIQGSGAQIDRMLAWLRHGPPAARVTEVTFEERQTERRFERFQQQ; encoded by the coding sequence ATGAGCCGCAATGAACTGGACGAACGGATCGAGACCTACTACGTGCGGGTGCGCGGCGTCGTGCAGGGCGTCGGCTTCCGTCATGCGACGGTGCGCGAGGCGCATGCGCTGAAGCTGCGCGGCTGGGTCGCGAATCTCGAGGACGGCACCGTCGAGGCGATGATCCAGGGCTCCGGCGCGCAGATCGACCGGATGCTCGCGTGGCTGCGCCACGGGCCGCCGGCCGCGCGCGTGACCGAGGTGACGTTCGAGGAACGCCAGACCGAAAGGCGCTTCGAGCGCTTCCAGCAGCAGTAA